A single genomic interval of Bacteroidales bacterium harbors:
- a CDS encoding glycosyltransferase yields the protein MKFLIVAQRFHTNLYYRAKALQDAGHSVKVIVLYKGKSEFYEGIDLKQISLSFFSKTILKIVSLFKKQSLKSGFELRIQSPGKELRQIFKTYKPDTIILKAYQNALAVKTLAVAKKHKAKVLMLTQTTFTHIKKSKFLFRLNIKLFKFLKVYAYITPIKENYDAFQNFGIKNTFYLPFIFPVKEKIIKNGKFEEIRILSVGKFLKRKDQHLLLQSFVDLKNKGYKVKLCFIGELVNKKYLKTMLNFVNENKLSEDVRFETNFPYKKIIDEYRKHDLFVLPAYAEPAAYSPVEAMANRLPVICSDENGTKCYIENGKNGYIFKARNLNDLTEKLKQLISNRYELEKMKENALLSAKENHNPEKFTEKIIEIIK from the coding sequence ATGAAATTTCTGATAGTCGCACAACGTTTTCATACAAATTTATATTATCGTGCAAAAGCATTGCAAGATGCCGGGCATTCCGTAAAAGTTATTGTGCTTTATAAAGGGAAATCAGAATTTTATGAAGGCATTGACTTAAAGCAAATTTCTCTGTCTTTTTTTTCGAAAACAATACTGAAAATTGTTTCATTATTTAAAAAACAAAGTTTAAAATCAGGCTTCGAGTTAAGAATACAATCTCCGGGAAAAGAACTGAGGCAAATATTCAAAACATACAAACCTGACACAATAATTCTTAAAGCCTACCAAAATGCACTGGCTGTAAAAACATTAGCGGTTGCAAAAAAACATAAAGCAAAAGTGCTGATGCTTACACAAACAACTTTTACGCATATAAAAAAATCTAAATTTCTGTTTCGCTTGAACATAAAGCTTTTTAAATTTCTGAAAGTTTATGCTTACATTACTCCGATTAAAGAAAATTATGATGCTTTTCAAAACTTCGGCATTAAAAACACTTTTTATTTACCGTTTATTTTCCCTGTTAAAGAGAAAATAATTAAGAACGGCAAATTCGAAGAAATAAGAATCCTGTCAGTAGGCAAATTCTTGAAAAGGAAAGACCAACACCTTCTCTTACAGTCTTTTGTAGATTTAAAAAATAAAGGTTATAAGGTAAAGCTTTGTTTTATAGGAGAGCTTGTCAATAAAAAATATCTGAAAACAATGCTTAATTTTGTTAACGAAAATAAACTTTCCGAAGATGTTCGTTTCGAAACTAATTTTCCGTATAAAAAAATCATTGACGAATATCGAAAACACGATTTATTTGTTTTACCTGCTTATGCCGAACCTGCGGCATATTCGCCTGTTGAAGCTATGGCAAACAGGTTACCCGTAATTTGTTCCGATGAAAACGGCACAAAATGTTATATCGAAAACGGGAAAAACGGCTATATTTTTAAAGCTCGAAACCTTAATGACCTAACAGAAAAACTTAAACAGCTAATATCAAACAGGTATGAATTAGAAAAGATGAAAGAAAATGCCTTACTTTCGGCAAAGGAAAATCATAATCCTGAAAAATTTACCGAAAAAATCATTGAAATTATTAAATGA
- a CDS encoding NAD-dependent epimerase codes for MKILITGTAGFIGFHTANKFIKNGFEVIGLDSINDYYDKNLKYSRLSKTGIVKEKIEYGKLIKSSKFENYSFIKLQIEDKNEILNLFKTEKFDYVCHLAAQAGVRYSIENPYVYFHSNINGFLNIIEASKRNKVKHLAYASSSSVYGLNKDMPFSTSHNVDHPISLYAATKKSDELIAHAYSHLFKIPTTGLRFFTVYGPWGRPDMALFLFTKAILENKPINVYNNGNMMRDFTYIDDIVEGIFRVVKKPAKANPNWSNKNPDPASSSAPYKIYNIGNGSPVQLMDYIKAAEKALGKKAEKNFMPMQPGDVQKTFADVESLKKDFNYKPDTSIETGVNEFIKWYRKYYKK; via the coding sequence ATGAAAATATTAATTACCGGAACAGCCGGTTTTATCGGATTTCATACAGCAAATAAATTTATTAAAAACGGTTTTGAAGTCATCGGGCTTGACAGCATTAACGATTATTATGATAAAAACCTGAAATATTCTCGCTTAAGCAAAACGGGCATTGTAAAAGAAAAAATTGAATACGGGAAACTTATAAAAAGCAGTAAATTTGAGAATTATAGTTTCATAAAATTGCAAATTGAGGATAAAAACGAAATTCTGAATTTATTCAAAACTGAGAAATTTGACTATGTCTGTCATCTTGCAGCACAAGCAGGTGTTCGATACAGTATTGAAAATCCTTATGTTTATTTTCATTCTAATATTAACGGTTTTCTTAACATCATTGAAGCAAGCAAAAGAAACAAAGTCAAGCATCTTGCATATGCAAGTAGTTCAAGTGTTTACGGTCTAAATAAAGATATGCCTTTTTCAACCTCTCATAATGTTGACCATCCTATAAGTTTATACGCAGCAACAAAAAAATCTGATGAATTAATTGCCCATGCTTACAGTCATCTTTTTAAAATTCCGACCACAGGGCTTCGGTTTTTTACAGTTTACGGACCTTGGGGAAGACCCGACATGGCATTATTCCTTTTTACAAAAGCAATTTTAGAAAACAAACCGATAAACGTTTATAATAACGGAAACATGATGCGAGATTTCACATATATTGATGATATTGTCGAAGGTATTTTCAGAGTTGTTAAAAAACCGGCAAAAGCTAATCCGAATTGGTCAAATAAAAATCCCGACCCTGCAAGTTCTTCCGCTCCGTATAAAATTTACAACATCGGAAACGGCAGCCCTGTGCAACTTATGGACTATATTAAGGCTGCCGAAAAAGCACTCGGAAAAAAAGCAGAAAAAAACTTTATGCCGATGCAACCCGGCGATGTTCAAAAAACATTTGCCGATGTTGAAAGTTTAAAAAAAGACTTCAATTATAAACCCGACACAAGCATTGAAACAGGTGTAAATGAATTCATTAAATGGTATAGAAAGTATTATAAAAAATGA
- a CDS encoding glycosyltransferase, translating into MKKICFVIPRAYYLFNPEAAGIKDKIGGAQKQTYILSTKLTEDKNFDVHFLVADFGQPEYEEIKNVKLHKSFNFSNNIFKRTKNLLKKLKKINAEIYIFRSADIGVAFAVFYVKIFLKKKTLYMIAADAETTKERQKYHNGLLTAFAMKKVYKKADIITAQTQQQSNTFEKDRKRKPNAVIKNIYSVENNTQIKQTEKKTILWVGRLTKIKNPEIFLDLAKKFPNEQFVMVAPGVIDHIDYGNKIQKEAKQIKNLEHINFVSPTEISKYYQKAKIYVLTSDLEGFSNTMAEAMINECPILSYNVNPDEILNKYKSGFCAGKNLEMFYSYFEKLNANSDLRKQYGKNGAEYIKINHQKNIIIEEFKMLL; encoded by the coding sequence ATGAAAAAAATATGCTTTGTCATACCACGTGCTTATTATCTTTTTAATCCGGAAGCAGCCGGCATTAAAGATAAAATCGGAGGTGCTCAAAAGCAAACATATATTTTAAGCACCAAATTAACCGAAGATAAGAACTTTGACGTACATTTTCTTGTTGCCGATTTCGGTCAGCCGGAATACGAAGAAATTAAAAATGTTAAACTTCATAAGTCATTCAATTTCTCAAATAATATATTTAAAAGAACAAAAAACCTTCTGAAAAAGTTGAAAAAAATTAATGCCGAAATTTATATTTTTCGTTCAGCTGATATCGGTGTTGCATTTGCCGTTTTTTATGTTAAAATCTTTCTCAAAAAGAAAACATTGTATATGATTGCCGCAGATGCCGAAACAACAAAAGAACGACAAAAATACCATAACGGATTATTAACGGCTTTTGCAATGAAAAAAGTTTATAAAAAAGCTGATATTATTACGGCACAAACTCAGCAACAATCAAACACTTTTGAAAAAGACAGAAAGCGAAAACCGAATGCTGTGATTAAAAATATCTATTCTGTTGAAAATAATACCCAAATTAAGCAAACAGAAAAGAAAACAATTTTATGGGTAGGAAGATTAACAAAGATTAAAAATCCTGAAATATTTTTAGACTTGGCAAAGAAATTCCCGAACGAACAATTTGTAATGGTTGCTCCCGGTGTAATAGACCATATTGATTACGGAAATAAAATTCAAAAAGAAGCAAAACAAATTAAGAATTTAGAACATATTAATTTTGTCAGTCCGACAGAAATTTCAAAATATTATCAAAAAGCAAAAATATATGTATTAACATCCGACTTAGAAGGTTTTTCAAATACAATGGCAGAAGCAATGATAAACGAATGTCCGATTTTATCTTACAATGTAAATCCTGACGAAATTCTGAATAAATATAAAAGTGGTTTTTGTGCCGGTAAAAATTTAGAAATGTTTTATTCTTATTTTGAAAAACTTAATGCAAATTCAGATTTAAGAAAACAATACGGAAAAAACGGAGCAGAATACATAAAAATAAATCACCAAAAGAACATTATTATTGAGGAATTTAAAATGTTATTGTAA
- a CDS encoding glycosyltransferase family 39 protein, with translation MKRTSKKNIQKPEISNKKQKQENKSKKTSFLQQNLKYLFLVLILFYIASNFYEQTTGNAIFENLKSILQIPTIIIGVISLYFDKTKLNNVINKLFAENKKQSFLQKFKNLFTKKELPATALLIIILGISAFSLFYKLDRFDIFSDEVQLTQGAAGYYHTDEYRQWDFIKKELVGKAYNRAKPHQWVTAQSYKLFGINTWSSRFPSAFFGVLFILLFYFIGKHFVKDKYTSLIAIFTFALYFEFLFLGRWARMYAMIYPVFLLAFYWVFKFLTENNSFQIFNSDKYPFLQRYFNFNYIYFPFLLILLYIGLYTHPNITAIFPVFLMFLLVSVFIFRIEKKYLTAFSIAVTLLILQILFPYKVNFSQFTFFEINNSEIYNKALFGYPFSETINLIFIFLSGAILFISKNNNFRKRYLILFSVLFIIWLLFSYIIDYAPSYRYISFLTPFTVLLIVGSFMLINKILYNKIIQTILSLMLIASVLLSFSNHYESLYVTNTYSPAKPSVAHKKVVKNIQKDDVIFNHWGPKMYLSGIPENTKFLSLGSYQGRSFSDLYKEIQENPHGWLIWHKYNEARLDPELVNFANLYFKKYAGYGIDNYGEEVYYYNKQMIQPLELFQYQQYMPAANLSLNNSYCFVFDLKITNNTSENIFYLNNNDTNILKSYIKDKKLIAVTSDKDSIKYKIKTDVLNRIYLQINPKKISLKVNNENEITTNINLVPDLVKFSINPQFNGYLNNIRIYDFNLNTEQINTIQNDTKISEELTANGDKFRTLFLWKKK, from the coding sequence ATGAAAAGGACAAGCAAAAAAAACATTCAAAAACCGGAAATTTCAAACAAGAAGCAAAAACAGGAAAATAAATCCAAAAAAACTTCTTTTTTGCAACAAAATCTGAAATATTTATTTCTTGTTTTAATTTTATTCTACATTGCTTCAAATTTTTACGAACAAACTACCGGAAATGCAATTTTTGAAAACTTAAAATCAATTTTGCAAATACCTACAATAATAATTGGTGTAATTTCTCTTTATTTTGACAAAACAAAACTTAACAATGTTATAAACAAGTTATTTGCCGAAAACAAAAAACAATCTTTTTTACAAAAATTTAAAAATCTTTTTACAAAGAAAGAGCTTCCTGCAACAGCACTTTTAATTATAATACTCGGCATTTCTGCATTCTCTCTTTTCTACAAATTAGACCGGTTTGATATTTTTTCTGATGAAGTTCAGCTAACACAAGGAGCTGCCGGTTATTACCACACAGACGAATACAGGCAATGGGATTTTATAAAAAAAGAGCTTGTCGGAAAAGCTTACAACAGAGCAAAACCTCATCAATGGGTTACGGCACAGTCTTATAAATTATTCGGAATAAATACTTGGTCTTCGCGTTTTCCCTCGGCATTTTTCGGTGTTTTATTTATTTTACTTTTTTACTTCATCGGAAAACACTTTGTGAAAGACAAATATACATCATTAATTGCAATTTTCACCTTTGCTCTGTATTTCGAGTTTTTGTTTCTCGGAAGATGGGCTAGAATGTATGCAATGATTTATCCTGTTTTTTTGCTTGCTTTTTATTGGGTTTTTAAATTCCTGACCGAAAATAACTCTTTTCAAATTTTTAATTCGGACAAATATCCGTTTTTACAAAGATATTTTAATTTCAATTATATTTATTTCCCATTTTTGTTAATTTTATTGTATATAGGGTTATATACACATCCGAATATAACGGCAATTTTTCCGGTTTTTTTAATGTTCTTATTAGTAAGTGTTTTTATTTTTCGCATAGAAAAAAAATATTTAACGGCATTTTCAATTGCAGTAACACTTCTTATTTTACAAATACTTTTTCCCTACAAAGTCAATTTCAGTCAATTTACTTTTTTCGAAATAAATAATTCCGAAATTTATAACAAAGCCCTTTTCGGCTACCCTTTTTCAGAAACAATTAATCTGATTTTCATCTTCTTATCAGGAGCAATTCTCTTTATTTCAAAAAACAATAATTTCCGCAAAAGATATCTAATTCTTTTTTCTGTTTTATTTATAATTTGGCTATTATTTTCATATATAATTGACTACGCCCCTTCTTATCGTTATATTTCATTTCTTACGCCTTTTACCGTATTGCTTATTGTAGGAAGTTTTATGCTGATTAATAAAATTTTATATAATAAAATAATTCAAACAATACTTTCATTAATGCTTATTGCTTCCGTCCTTTTAAGCTTTTCAAATCATTACGAAAGTCTGTATGTTACAAACACCTATTCTCCGGCAAAACCTTCGGTTGCTCATAAAAAAGTAGTTAAAAACATTCAAAAAGACGATGTTATTTTTAACCACTGGGGTCCGAAAATGTACCTTTCGGGAATACCTGAGAATACAAAATTTTTAAGTTTAGGCAGCTATCAAGGCAGGAGCTTTTCTGACCTTTATAAAGAAATACAAGAAAATCCGCACGGCTGGTTAATTTGGCATAAATACAATGAAGCACGTTTAGACCCTGAATTAGTAAATTTTGCAAATTTATATTTTAAAAAGTATGCCGGTTACGGAATAGATAATTACGGAGAAGAAGTTTATTATTACAATAAGCAAATGATACAACCGTTAGAATTGTTTCAGTATCAACAATATATGCCGGCTGCAAATTTAAGTTTAAATAACTCTTATTGCTTTGTTTTCGATTTAAAAATAACAAACAACACATCCGAAAATATCTTTTATTTAAATAATAACGACACAAATATTTTAAAATCCTACATAAAGGATAAAAAACTTATTGCAGTAACCTCCGATAAAGACAGTATTAAATATAAAATAAAAACTGATGTATTAAACAGAATATATTTACAAATAAATCCTAAAAAAATAAGTCTAAAAGTAAATAACGAAAACGAAATTACTACAAATATAAATTTAGTGCCCGATTTAGTTAAATTCTCGATAAACCCGCAATTTAACGGATACTTAAACAACATTCGAATTTATGACTTTAATCTTAACACTGAACAAATTAACACAATTCAAAACGATACAAAAATCTCTGAAGAATTAACGGCAAACGGTGATAAATTCAGAACTTTATTTTTATGGAAGAAAAAATAA
- a CDS encoding glycosyltransferase family 4 protein has translation MEEKISHNRKVKICFFSPASYPFFVENSEVAHGGAELQMFLWARYLSENSNFNIKFLVRINKKREIKKNHNVKLINTIQLKQNESFFLKLLNSIKYLFQLIRINPDIIICTNANAIVGISAFYAILFRKKFIYRTSSLIDVNKNYINLNGLSGKLYKYGLVKAAKVITQNKEHKILLKKNHKIEAPLLKNMIEIKEESTYKKQFILWVSRFAEMKNPELFLQLSGFFPERKFVMICPHTDSNKPEWEKLKSKAEKLKNLTFIRKVPFSEIQEYFNKAELFLNTSDYEGFPNTFLQAAQSKTPIVSLNVNPDNFITDYNCGIFANGNFDLLYSKMKELLKNKSEIIQKGKNCFKYLQENHDINIAGEKLKFEIENVLW, from the coding sequence ATGGAAGAAAAAATAAGTCATAACAGAAAAGTGAAAATTTGTTTTTTTTCACCGGCATCATATCCTTTTTTTGTCGAAAATTCCGAAGTTGCACACGGCGGTGCAGAGTTGCAGATGTTTCTTTGGGCAAGATATCTTTCGGAAAATTCAAACTTCAATATCAAATTTTTAGTCAGAATTAATAAAAAACGTGAAATCAAAAAAAATCACAACGTCAAGTTAATCAACACAATACAACTAAAACAAAATGAATCATTTTTTTTGAAGCTTCTTAACAGCATTAAATACCTGTTTCAACTTATCAGAATAAATCCGGATATAATAATCTGCACTAATGCAAATGCAATTGTAGGCATCAGTGCATTTTATGCAATATTATTTCGCAAAAAATTCATATACAGAACATCAAGTTTAATTGACGTAAACAAAAACTATATAAATTTAAACGGACTTTCGGGGAAATTATATAAATACGGATTAGTTAAAGCTGCAAAAGTTATAACTCAAAATAAAGAACACAAAATATTACTGAAAAAAAATCACAAAATTGAAGCCCCCCTCTTAAAGAATATGATTGAAATTAAAGAAGAAAGTACTTATAAAAAACAATTTATTCTTTGGGTAAGTCGATTTGCCGAAATGAAAAATCCTGAACTTTTTTTACAACTTTCCGGTTTTTTCCCCGAAAGAAAATTTGTAATGATTTGCCCGCATACCGACTCGAATAAACCCGAATGGGAAAAATTGAAAAGTAAAGCCGAAAAGCTTAAAAATTTAACATTTATAAGAAAAGTTCCCTTCTCTGAAATACAAGAATATTTCAATAAAGCTGAATTATTTTTAAACACATCTGATTATGAGGGCTTTCCGAACACTTTTTTGCAAGCGGCACAAAGCAAAACCCCTATTGTTTCACTAAACGTAAATCCTGATAATTTTATTACTGATTATAATTGCGGTATTTTTGCAAACGGAAATTTTGATTTACTTTATTCGAAAATGAAGGAATTGCTGAAAAATAAATCTGAAATAATACAAAAAGGTAAAAATTGTTTTAAATATTTGCAGGAAAACCATGATATAAACATAGCCGGAGAGAAACTAAAATTTGAAATTGAAAATGTTTTATGGTAA